One Intestinimonas butyriciproducens genomic window, CCCGTACCGGTACCCCGGCACTGTCCGCCGCCGCCGGCCCTCTGCTCGACGACCACGACGCGGTCCTTCTGGCCAATCACGGTGCCGTTACGCTGGGTTTGGACCTGGAGCAGGCCTATTGGCGGATGGAGACGCTGGAGCACACCGCGCAGATCTGTCTGGGTGTCCGCCTGCTGGGCGGCGGCGTCCCGCTTACGGATGAGCAGTGCGCACAATTGAGGAGGAGTTGATGTTCATGGAGCCGAACTTTCAGGTGGAGACCGCCCACGACCAGGATGCTTACAACAATATGGTGACCGCCCACTATATGCTGCATGAAAAAAACTCCATCAAAAGCCTGTATGCCCTCGCCGTCGTACTGGCCCTGTGCGTTTGGTGGATCGCCGCCGGCGGCAACTACACTTCGATCCGAGCTTTGGGCTCCGGCATCACGACGCTGGCCATCGTGCTTCTGTTGGTCCCCTATGTGGACCGTTTTGCCGCCCGTCAGGTGTGTCACCGGCTGCTGGACCGCGTGGTGAAGGCGGCAAAAAAAAACAAATTCTACGGCATCCCCACCCGCTACCGCTTCTATGATGACAAGCTGGATGCCTCCGACAGCGCAGGCAGTGTGGAGACCCCCTACTCTCAGGTCACCGACCTGGTGGAGACTGAGCGGTATTTTCTGGTCTTTCTGAAAAGCGGACAGTGTGTTCTGGCCCGCAAAACGGATTTTACCGTGGGAGAGGCGGCGGATTTCAAGGATTTCCTCACCCGCGCGTGTGGACGGGATATGCGCTTTTTTGAAATGCCCAAGCGCAATGGGCGCTGATTTTCCTTTTCTCTTGTCTATTGTACATTTGGAGCACCCTCCGTCGAAACAATAAGGGGACGCCTCAAAATGGGGCGCCCCCGCAGACTGGGAGTTCTCGAACTGGCATACATTCCCGTATTTTATCCAAAGTCAATTTTATCAATTTTTGATATCAGCGCAACCTTTGAGAAAGTCCTCATTCCCTTTTGTGTTCAACATAACTGCTATACACCGGAAGAAGGAATGCGCTGATTTTTTCCCTTGCAATTACAGGAGAGCTCTGCTATACTGAAAGACAAATATTTTGAAAGGGGTCGGTGAGTCCCCGTGGACCAACCTCCGCCCAGTAACTGCACAGGATGACAAAGAGGGCAGCCTTAGCCGCAGCGCGGCATAGGGCTGTCCTTTTGTACACAAAATCTCAATCTTAAAAAATGGAGTTGATCTGTCCTCATGGACCCGTCCAGTATTGCCAAGCTCGTCGCCATTCTTGTCCTGGTCGTCTTTTCCGCCTATTTTTCCGCCACAGAGACCGCCTTCACCTCTCTCAACCGCATTCGTCTGAAGAGCAGGGCGGAGGCCGGGGACCGGCGGGCTGCCTCCACCCTGGCCCTGGCCGATGATTATGACCGGCTGCTGTCCACCATCCTCATCGGCAACAACGTGGTCAACAATGCGTCCACCTCGCTTGCCACACTGCTGTTCATCTCTCTGCTGGGTGAGGCCCAGGGGCCGGCCGTCGCCACCCTCGTGGTCACCATCGTGATCCTTATCTTCGGCGAGATCTCCCCCAAAAGCATGGCCAAGGAGTTCCCCGAGCAATTCGCCATGTTCTCCGCCCCCTTTCTGCGGCTGCTCATGGCCCTGCTGCGTCCCCTCACCTTTCTGGCCGCCCAGTGGAAGAAGTTCCTCAGTCTAATTATCCGGAAGCAGGGGAATGCGGGAATCACGGAAGAGGAGCTTATCACCATGGTCTCTGAGGCCGAAAACGAGGGCGGCCTGGACCAGGATGAGAGCGCGCTGATCCGCTCCGCCATCGAGTTCAGCGACCTGGAGGTGGAGGAGATCCTCACCCCCCGGGTGGATATCGTGGCCGTGGAGGATACCGACTCCATGGACGAGATCGCCAAAGTCTTTGCGGAAAACGGCTATTCCCGCCTGCCCGTATACCATGAGGACATCGACAATATCGTGGGCGTCATCCACGAAAAGGATTTCCATGCCGCACGCTACCATGGTCAAAGCGACGTGTCCGCCATTATCGCCACCGTCCTCTACACCACTGCCAACACTAAAATCTCCGATCTGCTGCGCATCCTCCAGCGGGAGAAGGCCCACATGGTCATTGTGGTGGACGAATACGGCGGCACCGAGGGTCTCTGCACACTAGAAGATATCGTGGAAGAGCTGGTGGGAGAGATCTGGGACGAGCACGACGAGGTCATCGAGGAATTCAAAAAGCAGGAGGATGGGAGCTACCTCATCTCCTGCAACGCCAACCTCACCGACCTCTACGACCTCTTCTCCATCAAGGGAGAGCGCGACTCCACCACGGTCTCCGGCTGGGTCATGGAGGAGGTGGGCAGGGTGCCTGAGGAGGGCGACCATTTTGTCTATGAAAATCTGGATGTAACGGTGACGAAGGTGGATCACCGCCGCGTTTTGGAGATCCGGGTCGTGGTACTGCCGGAAAAGGAGCCATCGGACAAGGGCTGACCACCGCTCCCTTTTCCCACTGTGTTCCGCCGTAGCCCCATACAGTACCGGTCGCTCCCGGCAGTGCGGCCGGATAGGAGGTTAAACCATGGAAAAAGTCGTATCCCGTTTCCTGCGCTATGTGCGTATCCATACCGAAAGCGATACCAGTGCTCCGCCGGACGTCCTGCCCAGCGCCGCGCGGGAATTCGATCTGGCCCGGCTTCTAGTGGATGAACTGCGGGAGCTGGGACTCACCGATGCCCATGTGGATGAGCATTGCTATGTATATGCCACCCTTCCGGCCACCCCCGGATGCGGCGCTCTCCCCGTCATCGGCCTGCTGGCCCATATGGACACCTCCCCAGATCTGACGGGCAAGGATGTCAACCCTCAAATCTTCCACTACGACGGCGGCGAGTTGGTAATCAACCGGGAGCTGGGCGTGGTGATGGACGCCGAACACTTTCCGGAGCTGGACCGCTTCTTGGGTGAAGATCTGATCTTTGCCGATGGGCGGACTCTCCTGGGTGCGGACGACAAGGGTGGTATCGCCGTAATCCTTCAGGCACTGGAGGATCTTATCGCCGCCGGCACCCCCCATGGGACTGTCAAGGTGGCCTTCACCCCCGACGAGGAGATCGGCCGCGGTCCTCTGGGCTTTGATATTCCCGGCTTCGGCGCGGACTTCGCCTATACACTGGATGGTCCCGCCCCCAACGAATACGCCTATGAGACCTTCAACGCCGCCCAGGCCCAGGTCACGCTTACCGGGCTGTCCGTCCATCCCGGCTCCTCCAAAGGGCTGATGAAGAGCGCACTGCTGATGTCCATGGACTTCAACGCGCTCCTGCCGCCTCTGGAGACCCCCTTCCACACCGATGGGCGGGAGGGCTTCTTCCACCTGCTCTCCCTCACCGGCAACGTGGAGGAGGCCAGGATGATCTATCTCATCCGCGACCACGACTCCGCCCGCTTTGCAGAGCGGAAGGCCGTGATGGAAAAGGCCTCGGAGGAGCTGCGCCGCCGTTGGGGCTCCGACTGCATCCGCCTGGAGATCACCGACCAGTACCCCAACATGGCCAAATGGCTGGAAGATAAGCCCGAGATCGTGGCGCTGGCCGTGGCCGCCATGCGCCTGGCCGGTGTGGAGGATCCGGTGGCTGTGGCCATCCGCGGCGGCACCGACGGCAGCCAGCTCACCAGCAAGGGCCTCCCCTGCCCCAACCTGCCATGCGGAACCCAGTACGCCCACGGACGCTATGAGTTCGTGTCCGTCCAGGCTCTGACCACCTGTAAGGAGATGGTCAAACATCTGGTATCCGCCGATCTGGTCAAGCGGGTGATGGAGGAAAATCTGTGATGCCGGTCCTCTTTCAGGTTTTCCCCGCGCTGTTTTCCATTCCGGGGCCGCGAGCCGACGCGTAAGAGAAAAGGAGGTCCCCGACCATCGGTCGGGGACCTCCTTTTCTCTGCGGCAGCCGCTTACTTGTTCAGATTGAAAAACGCCTTCTTGCCGGGATACTCCGCCACATCGTCCAGCTCTTCCTCGATGCGCAGGAGCTGATTGTACTTTGCCACGCGGTCGGTGCGGCTGGGGGCGCCGGTCTTGATCTGCCCGGCGTTCAGTGCCACGGCGATATCAGCGATGGTGGCGTCCTCGGTCTCTCCGGAGCGGTGGGATACGATGGCGGTATAGCCGGCACGGTTGGCCATCTGGATGGCGTCCAGCGTCTCGGTGAGGGTGCCGATCTGATTGACCTTGATGAGGATGGCGTTGGCCACCTTCTTTTCGATACCGGTGGAGAGGCGCTGCGTGTTGGTGACAAACAGGTCGTCGCCCACCAGCTGGACCTTGTCGCCGATGGCCTTGGTGAGCATGGCCCAGCCCTCCCAGTCGTTCTCGCCCATGCCGTCCTCCAGGGAGATGATGGGATACTTGGCCGCGAAGTTCTTCCACATGTTGACCATCTGCTGCTTGGTCATGGTCTTTTTGGCCTTGGGCAGATCATAGCAGCCGGTCTCGTCGTTGTACCACTCGGAGGTGGCGGCGTCGATGGCGATCATAAAGTCCTCGCCGGGCTTGAAGCCGGCCTTCTCAATGGCCTGGACGATGACCTTCAGGGCGTCCTCATCCTTCTTTAGGTTGGGGGCGTAGCCGCCCTCGTCGCCCACGCCGGCGGCGGGAGTGCCGTTCTCCTTCAGCACACCCTTCAGGGTGTGGAAGACCTCGGCGCACATCCGCAGAGCCTCGCGGAAGCAGCAGGCGCCCACAGGCATGATCATGAACTCCTGGATGTCCACATTGTTGGTGGCGTGTGCGCCGCCGTTGAGGATATTCATCATGGGCACGGGTAGGGTCTTGGCGTTCACGCCGCCGATATAATTATAGAGCGAGCAGCCCAGACTCTCCGCGGCCGCCTTGGCGCAGGCCAGAGAGGCGCCCAGAATGGCATTGGCACCCAGACGGGTCTTGTTGGGCGTGCCGTCCAGCTCCAGCATGGCCTTGTCGATGGACACCTGGTCCAGCACGTTCATGCCCACCAGACACTCGGCGATCTCCGTGTTCACATTCTCTACAGCGTTGAGCACGCCTTTGCCCAGGTAGCGGCTCTTGTCGCCGTCCCGGAGCTCACAGGCCTCGTAAATACCGGTGGAGGCACCGGAAGGCACTGCGGCGCGGCCTACGGTCCCGTCCTCCAGATAGACCTCCACCTCCACGGTGGGGTTGCCGCGGGAGTCCAGAATCTCGCGGCCCAGAACGTCAACGATTTCGATGATCTGCTTCATTGGTATGATCTCCTTTCAAGTTGCGCGGCCGCCCCTGTGGGCCGCGTCTATTCCTGTCAGGGCGGTCACGCCGCCCGAACACGCATCTCAAGAAACGATCAGGGTCTCCCCATCCATCTCGGCGGGCTTTTGGAGCCCCATCAGGTCCAGCATAGTGGGGGCGATATCCGCCAGCTTGCCGTCCCGGAGCTTCACATCAGCCCCGACGATATAGAAGGGGACAGGATTGGTGGTGTGCGCCGTATAGGGCGTCACACCATCGTCCTCCAGCATCCGGTCCGCATTGCCGTGATCGGCCGTGATGAGGGTGATCCCGCCCATGCGGGAGGTGGCCTCCACCACTCTGGCCACGCATTCGTCCACCGTCTCCACTGCCAGGCGGGCGGCCTCGTAGACGCCGGTGTGGCCTACCATATCACAGTTTGCAAAATTCAGAATGATCACATCATAGCTGCCGCTTTCGATCCGCTCCACACAGGCGTCTGTGACCTCGCGGGCGCTCATGTCGGGCTTGAGATCGTAGGTGGGCACCTTGGGAGAGGGGATGAGCACCCGGTCTTCGCCGGGAAACACCTGCTCCACGCCGCCATTGAAGA contains:
- the eno gene encoding phosphopyruvate hydratase, with product MKQIIEIVDVLGREILDSRGNPTVEVEVYLEDGTVGRAAVPSGASTGIYEACELRDGDKSRYLGKGVLNAVENVNTEIAECLVGMNVLDQVSIDKAMLELDGTPNKTRLGANAILGASLACAKAAAESLGCSLYNYIGGVNAKTLPVPMMNILNGGAHATNNVDIQEFMIMPVGACCFREALRMCAEVFHTLKGVLKENGTPAAGVGDEGGYAPNLKKDEDALKVIVQAIEKAGFKPGEDFMIAIDAATSEWYNDETGCYDLPKAKKTMTKQQMVNMWKNFAAKYPIISLEDGMGENDWEGWAMLTKAIGDKVQLVGDDLFVTNTQRLSTGIEKKVANAILIKVNQIGTLTETLDAIQMANRAGYTAIVSHRSGETEDATIADIAVALNAGQIKTGAPSRTDRVAKYNQLLRIEEELDDVAEYPGKKAFFNLNK
- a CDS encoding YcxB family protein, whose product is MEPNFQVETAHDQDAYNNMVTAHYMLHEKNSIKSLYALAVVLALCVWWIAAGGNYTSIRALGSGITTLAIVLLLVPYVDRFAARQVCHRLLDRVVKAAKKNKFYGIPTRYRFYDDKLDASDSAGSVETPYSQVTDLVETERYFLVFLKSGQCVLARKTDFTVGEAADFKDFLTRACGRDMRFFEMPKRNGR
- the pepT gene encoding peptidase T, with product MEKVVSRFLRYVRIHTESDTSAPPDVLPSAAREFDLARLLVDELRELGLTDAHVDEHCYVYATLPATPGCGALPVIGLLAHMDTSPDLTGKDVNPQIFHYDGGELVINRELGVVMDAEHFPELDRFLGEDLIFADGRTLLGADDKGGIAVILQALEDLIAAGTPHGTVKVAFTPDEEIGRGPLGFDIPGFGADFAYTLDGPAPNEYAYETFNAAQAQVTLTGLSVHPGSSKGLMKSALLMSMDFNALLPPLETPFHTDGREGFFHLLSLTGNVEEARMIYLIRDHDSARFAERKAVMEKASEELRRRWGSDCIRLEITDQYPNMAKWLEDKPEIVALAVAAMRLAGVEDPVAVAIRGGTDGSQLTSKGLPCPNLPCGTQYAHGRYEFVSVQALTTCKEMVKHLVSADLVKRVMEENL
- a CDS encoding HlyC/CorC family transporter — encoded protein: MDPSSIAKLVAILVLVVFSAYFSATETAFTSLNRIRLKSRAEAGDRRAASTLALADDYDRLLSTILIGNNVVNNASTSLATLLFISLLGEAQGPAVATLVVTIVILIFGEISPKSMAKEFPEQFAMFSAPFLRLLMALLRPLTFLAAQWKKFLSLIIRKQGNAGITEEELITMVSEAENEGGLDQDESALIRSAIEFSDLEVEEILTPRVDIVAVEDTDSMDEIAKVFAENGYSRLPVYHEDIDNIVGVIHEKDFHAARYHGQSDVSAIIATVLYTTANTKISDLLRILQREKAHMVIVVDEYGGTEGLCTLEDIVEELVGEIWDEHDEVIEEFKKQEDGSYLISCNANLTDLYDLFSIKGERDSTTVSGWVMEEVGRVPEEGDHFVYENLDVTVTKVDHRRVLEIRVVVLPEKEPSDKG